From the Buteo buteo chromosome 1, bButBut1.hap1.1, whole genome shotgun sequence genome, one window contains:
- the LOC142036754 gene encoding alpha-internexin-like — MSAAEGRPRYRWGGGGEAVLRARAEAAGYRRLLRARAAEVEALRGAVGALHRQLEGLRDRRSGELAKYQERVAELEREIGEAEAEMARCLREYPALLRLRMALEAEIAAYREMLEGEELRLGCLAPP; from the exons ATGAGCGCGGCCGAGGGCCGGCCCCGGTACCGGTGGGGCGGTGGAGGCGAGGCGGTGCTCCGTGCCCGTGCCGAGGCTGCCGGGTACCGGAGGCTGCTGCGCGCCCGCGCTGCCGAGGTGGAAGCGTTGCGCGGGGCCGTGGGCGCGTTGCACCGGCAGCTGGAGGGGCTGCGGGACCGGCGCAGCGGGGAGCTCGCCAAGTACCag GAGCGGGTGGCGGAGCTGGAGCGGGAGAtcggggaggcggaggcggagATGGCCCGGTGCCTGCGGGAGTACCCGGCGCTGCTGCGGCTGCGGATGGCGCTGGAGGCGGAGATCGCCGCGTACCG GGAGATGCTGGAGGGCGAAGAGCTGCGCCTGGGCTGCCTGGCCCCGCCGTGA